A genomic segment from Colletotrichum higginsianum IMI 349063 chromosome 5, whole genome shotgun sequence encodes:
- a CDS encoding DSBA-like thioredoxin domain-containing protein has protein sequence MTVIKIEAVTDLLCPWCYVGKKNLERAIAQYRAIDPSAEFEVVWKPFYLSPALKSTGYDKRTIYKTYLTALSGDFATQLTRVTSAFADAGISLNIAGSMGNSRQAHKLLALALRRNGPAAQNRLLETLFRGHFELGEDISDRHFLLAAATSHAVGLDRDDARAALDDDRTGKAVDEDVLEAKRAGITGVPTFTVQGRWRVGGNQEPDVFLRVFEKVDEA, from the exons ATGACCGTCATCAagatcgaggccgtcacGGACCTGCTCTGTCCGTGGTGCTACGTTGGCAAAAAGAACCTCGAACGCGCCATCGCGCAGTACCGCGCCATCGACCCCTCggccgagttcgaggtcgTCTGGAAGCCCTTCTACCTGAGCCCGGCCTTGAAGAGCACCG GCTACGACAAGCGCACCATCTATAAAACCTACCTCACCGCGTTGTCAGGCGACTTCGCCACACAGTTGACCAGGGTAAcctccgccttcgccgacgcTGGCATATCCCTCAACATCGCCGGCTCTATGGGGAACTCGCGCCAAGCCCACAagctcctcgccctcgccctgcGCCGGAACGGCCCGGCCGCCCAGAACCGCTTGCTCGAGACTCTGTTCCGCGGCCACTTCGAGCTGGGGGAGGACATCTCGGACCGCCACTTCCTGCTCGCGGCCGCGACGTCCCACGCTGTGGGCCTCGATAGGGACGACGCGCGGGCCGCCCTGGACGACGATCGCACCGGCAaggcggtcgacgaggatgtgCTGGAAGCGAAGCGGGCTGGCATCACCGGCGTGCCGACATTCACGGTCCAAGGAAGGTGGAGGGTCGGCGGGAACCAGGAGCCGGACGTGTTTTTGAGGGTGTTCGAGAAGGTTGACGAGGCATAG
- a CDS encoding Transcription initiation factor IIE subunit beta, translating into MSLLEKQKAAFSSSLASAASKLTSKNPSLAPPSPSPSVGSTASKNETTASGKRKRDPNAIVYSQPQNTSFGQEVFTQMQYALEWLKGKDESKTATEIFDHLGQTRSTDKHKQQLVEAMRRHPRIQWTPDPKLSEQTWRTGTYIHRPIIPGVRDKISLLRHLQSKKDAEGTSVKDLKDGWPDCDQSLMELEREHKILIVKTKKEQHPRAIWLDDASLHHHVDDEFKRMWNAVEVPTTDDIVKKLVSVGQKPASADPSTIKKIDSKKQQKKRAVRRTGKTTNTHMEHLLKDYSHMVKR; encoded by the coding sequence ATGTCTCTTCTTGAGAAGCAGAAGGCGGCCTTCAGCAGCTCATTGGCCTCCGCGGCGAGCAAGCTGACGTCCAAGAATCCATCTCTcgcaccgccgtcgccatcccCGTCCGTCGGTAGTACCGCCTCCAAAAATGAGACAACAGCATCGGGCAAGCGTAAGCGCGACCCCAACGCCATTGTCTACTCGCAACCGCAGAACACTAGTTTTGGCCAGGAGGTTTTCACTCAGATGCAGTATGCGCTTGAGTGGCTGAAGGGCAAGGACGAGTCCAAGACGGCCACCGAGATCTTTGATCACCTGGGGCAGACCCGCAGCACCGACAAGCACAAGCAGCAGCTGGTCGAAGCCAtgcgccgccatcctcgcaTCCAGTGGACGCCCGACCCCAAACTATCGGAGCAGACGTGGAGGACGGGCACGTACATCCACCGCCCCATCATCCCCGGCGTCCGCGACAAGATCTCGCTACTGCGGCACCTGCAGAGCAAGAAGGACGCCGAAGGCACCTCGGTCAAGGATCTCAAGGACGGCTGGCCCGATTGCGACCAGTCGCTGATGGAGCTCGAGCGAGAGCACAAGATTCTCATTGTCAAAACCAAAAAGGAACAGCACCCCCGCGCGATTtggctcgacgacgcctcGCTCCATCaccacgtcgacgacgagttcAAGCGCATGTGGAACGCTGTCGAGGTGCCGACTACCGACGACATTGTCAAGAAACTCGTCTCAGTTGGCCAGAAGCCTGCCAGCGCCGACCCCAGCACCATCAAGAAGATCGACTCCAAAaagcagcagaagaagcgCGCGGTGCGTCGCACAGGCAAGACGACGAACACCCACATGGAGCATCTCCTGAAGGACTACAGCCACATGGTCAAGCGATGA